In Pseudobacter ginsenosidimutans, the following are encoded in one genomic region:
- a CDS encoding Gldg family protein → MRIIFQIAKNELRNLFYSPIAWFLTVVMMVMCAFFYTGTITFVAKHMHLIYKNNPNITLWAFDSFTNGLYMNMNGGFLFAILPHLYLFVPLLTMGIIGREFNSGTIRLLYSSPVKLSTIVLGKFLGMAIYNFLLVAVVGVFLVAGFSTIKSLDVPPLLCASLGIYLFLTALTAIGIFMSSLTTYQVVSAIASFAVLFILSRIGSLWQQYDLIRDLTFFLSLAGRTEKFVVGLFTSRDLMYYLIIIAMFLGFTLLKLKAGREAKPWYVKTARCLVIIIGGLAIGYISSRPVFTGYYDATAIKSNTVHPRTQQLLKRINDEPLEVTLFTNLFADKATLGLPQQRNNYLTQMWEGYQRFKPDINYKYEYYYAITSNERSLFETYPGKTLQQIVGIKAKMYQTDSAMFKPYAAISKQIDLEPEDYQLIMQLKYKGRTTLVRFYNDGSHWPDQQNMNAAFSRLAGETIPAVYFVSGELERNIHKKGERDYFDLALNKKNRAALVNYGFDTDTLNLSTQNIPDSASVLVMADPKMAMDTTVLNKLQRYIGNGGNMLMLGEPGKQSVLNPLLSLTGVQLSSGQLVEPSANETPDKITNYYTTDGFDLAEYIKLVQHKYVWEHGSTADSLRIGFAGAAGISNSGENSFVVKPLFLTSPGKAWLKAGKLVIDSATPVFSPAEGDIRERSFTTAIELSRQTHHKEQRIIVAGDADFLSNLRNKDASLLPLFSWLCYNKFPVYTPYPRANDNVFLLSPAGAGFQKILLLWVLPAVVLVTGTVILIRRKRK, encoded by the coding sequence ATGCGTATCATATTTCAAATAGCAAAGAATGAGCTCCGGAATCTGTTCTATTCACCCATAGCCTGGTTCCTTACGGTTGTTATGATGGTGATGTGTGCTTTTTTTTATACCGGCACCATAACCTTCGTTGCAAAACATATGCACCTGATTTACAAGAACAATCCAAACATAACGCTCTGGGCATTCGACTCATTCACAAATGGCCTCTACATGAACATGAATGGAGGTTTTCTGTTCGCCATATTGCCGCACCTCTACCTGTTTGTACCACTATTGACAATGGGCATTATCGGACGTGAGTTCAACAGCGGCACTATCAGGCTATTGTATTCCTCCCCTGTGAAGCTCAGCACCATCGTACTGGGAAAATTTTTGGGGATGGCCATTTATAACTTCCTGCTGGTAGCAGTAGTGGGAGTTTTCCTGGTAGCCGGATTTTCAACCATCAAGTCCCTGGATGTTCCTCCATTGCTTTGTGCAAGCCTGGGTATTTACCTGTTTCTAACGGCATTGACTGCCATCGGGATCTTTATGTCTTCCCTGACTACCTACCAGGTGGTGTCTGCTATCGCCAGCTTTGCTGTATTGTTCATCCTGAGTAGAATCGGAAGCTTATGGCAACAATATGATCTCATAAGAGACCTGACCTTTTTCCTGTCGCTGGCAGGACGAACAGAGAAGTTTGTAGTAGGATTGTTCACTAGCAGGGACCTGATGTATTATCTCATAATCATTGCCATGTTCCTGGGCTTTACTTTGCTGAAACTGAAAGCCGGGCGTGAAGCCAAACCCTGGTATGTGAAAACAGCCAGATGCCTGGTGATCATTATAGGAGGACTTGCCATTGGCTATATCAGTTCGAGGCCGGTGTTTACCGGGTATTACGACGCTACTGCCATCAAATCAAATACTGTTCATCCCCGGACACAGCAACTGTTGAAAAGAATCAACGATGAACCGCTGGAAGTAACACTGTTCACCAACCTGTTTGCCGATAAAGCAACACTTGGTCTTCCTCAGCAACGCAATAATTACCTTACTCAAATGTGGGAAGGATACCAGCGCTTCAAGCCTGATATCAACTATAAGTATGAGTACTATTATGCCATAACCAGTAATGAGCGTTCGCTCTTTGAAACTTATCCAGGAAAGACCCTGCAGCAAATAGTAGGAATAAAAGCAAAAATGTACCAGACAGATTCGGCCATGTTCAAACCATACGCAGCAATCAGTAAACAGATCGATCTTGAACCAGAGGACTACCAGCTGATCATGCAATTGAAATACAAAGGCCGCACTACCCTGGTTAGATTTTATAATGATGGCAGCCACTGGCCGGATCAGCAGAATATGAATGCCGCGTTCAGCAGATTAGCGGGGGAAACAATTCCGGCAGTTTATTTTGTTTCGGGTGAGCTTGAACGCAATATCCATAAAAAGGGAGAGCGTGATTATTTCGATCTTGCCCTGAATAAAAAGAATCGCGCGGCTTTGGTCAATTATGGTTTTGATACAGATACGCTTAATCTTTCTACGCAGAACATTCCGGATTCAGCATCTGTCCTGGTAATGGCAGATCCGAAGATGGCAATGGATACAACGGTATTGAATAAACTACAACGCTATATCGGTAACGGAGGCAATATGCTGATGCTGGGTGAGCCGGGAAAACAGTCTGTATTGAATCCTTTATTGTCTCTAACAGGCGTTCAGCTCAGCAGCGGGCAACTGGTGGAGCCCAGTGCTAACGAAACGCCGGACAAAATAACCAACTACTATACCACTGATGGTTTTGATCTGGCAGAGTATATCAAACTGGTTCAACACAAATATGTATGGGAACACGGCAGTACTGCCGACAGTTTAAGGATAGGTTTTGCCGGAGCAGCAGGTATTTCAAATTCCGGGGAAAACAGCTTTGTGGTTAAACCTTTGTTTTTGACAAGTCCCGGGAAGGCATGGCTGAAAGCCGGCAAACTGGTAATAGATTCGGCTACACCGGTTTTCAGTCCCGCAGAAGGAGATATTCGCGAAAGGTCATTCACCACTGCTATTGAATTATCCAGGCAGACCCATCACAAGGAACAGCGCATCATTGTGGCCGGTGATGCGGATTTTCTCAGTAACCTAAGGAACAAGGATGCAAGCCTGCTTCCGCTTTTCAGCTGGCTTTGTTACAACAAATTTCCTGTTTACACACCTTACCCGAGGGCTAATGACAATGTATTCCTGTTGAGCCCCGCAGGAGCAGGTTTTCAAAAAATCCTGTTACTGTGGGTACTACCGGCTGTAGTGCTGGTAACAGGTACTGTTATTTTAATCAGAAGAAAAAGAAAATAA
- a CDS encoding RagB/SusD family nutrient uptake outer membrane protein: protein MQSHNTITWILLLCILFVCTSSCKKFLATYSQNNSFIESANDLDELLVGEVYADYQKFSNPEILHVMDDDLLAVVPVRSNRMPDETGFHYWQAQPRINTEGELAVTDRFFNDLYSRIARINSILHNVPLLQEKGEPAATLKRISGEAFFLRAYYYFMLVNTYGKPFKPATASTDFGVPLKTEAAIKDQFATRSTTKQVYDQIIADLLEAEKALAGANEASTIRVNQAAAQALLSRVYLYMENYERAIYYADQVINTGTYRLKDLNVHMAGTDFLTRNAEEVIFTMGSGAVVPHLMALRYDVAPLPAYKASENLILGYSPGDLRLQAFFHRNSRGEMRGAKKRATPDASVDDVGDMFLLRLSEVFLNKAEALAALDRPGEARNILQEFRKTRFKPSELPPVNATGAALVNTIRDERRLELCFETHRWFDLRRYAVNSKYPFSKSIIHRSVVFSGNEYIDNGYYELGPYEQDAAAYIVPIANDEIEFNNGLLTNEPRPARPLKQ, encoded by the coding sequence ATGCAATCACACAATACCATAACATGGATCCTTTTGCTTTGCATATTGTTTGTATGTACTTCATCCTGCAAAAAATTTCTGGCTACCTATTCACAGAACAACAGCTTTATTGAATCGGCCAATGATCTGGATGAATTGCTGGTTGGAGAGGTATATGCAGATTATCAGAAGTTCTCCAATCCTGAAATACTGCACGTAATGGATGATGATTTGCTGGCCGTTGTACCCGTCAGGTCCAACAGGATGCCCGATGAAACCGGGTTTCATTACTGGCAGGCACAGCCCCGTATCAATACCGAAGGAGAACTTGCCGTTACCGACAGATTTTTTAATGACTTGTACAGCAGGATTGCCCGGATCAATTCCATACTTCATAATGTTCCATTATTGCAGGAAAAAGGTGAACCTGCCGCTACTTTGAAAAGAATATCCGGAGAAGCTTTTTTTCTGAGAGCATATTACTACTTCATGCTGGTGAATACTTATGGGAAGCCCTTTAAGCCTGCAACGGCCTCCACTGATTTTGGCGTTCCGCTGAAAACAGAGGCTGCCATCAAAGACCAGTTCGCTACCCGCAGCACAACCAAACAGGTATATGATCAGATCATAGCAGATCTGCTGGAAGCAGAGAAAGCATTGGCCGGCGCCAATGAAGCCTCCACCATTCGCGTTAACCAGGCAGCAGCGCAGGCATTGCTCAGCAGGGTTTATCTCTACATGGAAAATTATGAGCGGGCCATTTATTATGCTGACCAGGTGATCAATACCGGTACTTACCGTTTGAAAGACCTGAACGTACACATGGCAGGGACAGATTTTCTCACCAGGAATGCTGAAGAAGTGATATTCACGATGGGATCCGGCGCGGTGGTGCCCCATCTTATGGCATTGAGATATGATGTTGCTCCACTACCTGCCTACAAAGCATCTGAAAACCTTATCCTCGGCTATTCCCCGGGAGATCTGCGACTGCAGGCTTTCTTTCACAGGAACAGCAGAGGAGAAATGAGAGGGGCAAAAAAGAGAGCAACACCCGACGCATCGGTTGATGATGTGGGTGATATGTTCCTGCTGCGTTTGTCTGAAGTTTTTCTGAACAAGGCAGAAGCACTGGCCGCCCTTGATCGCCCCGGGGAAGCCCGCAACATTTTGCAGGAATTCAGAAAAACACGCTTCAAGCCATCAGAGCTTCCTCCGGTAAATGCAACAGGAGCCGCACTCGTCAACACTATCCGTGATGAACGCAGGCTGGAACTTTGTTTTGAAACACACCGCTGGTTCGATCTCCGCCGTTATGCAGTGAACAGTAAATACCCGTTCAGCAAATCCATTATACATCGTTCCGTAGTATTCTCCGGAAACGAATACATAGACAATGGTTATTATGAACTCGGGCCCTATGAACAGGATGCTGCAGCCTATATTGTTCCCATCGCAAACGATGAGATAGAATTCAACAATGGACTGCTGACCAATGAACCAAGGCCCGCCCGTCCGCTGAAACAATAA
- a CDS encoding RNA polymerase sigma factor produces MTISMQYKPVPGLLQEYPCEDVPEQFFHFQFTSIVDDWTPHLQYTAWQITRNQQVAEDIVQEAFLALWEQRAKIIPENPVGWLIRVVANLSARHLRHKNVKLRIYKALSEEKNIASFEVEEYITGKEKHILLKNIFNQLPARQQLVLHLSKEKGWKRAEIAACLQLSPNTVRMHLHRAMQYMKENFTCIAIFLLFFICNIIFFRKSSTNETVRELFMKTHLSSLTPPPIQ; encoded by the coding sequence ATGACAATTTCCATGCAATACAAACCTGTACCTGGGCTGTTGCAGGAATATCCCTGTGAGGATGTTCCTGAACAGTTTTTTCATTTCCAGTTCACCAGCATCGTGGATGACTGGACCCCACACCTTCAATACACTGCCTGGCAGATCACCAGGAACCAACAGGTAGCAGAAGATATCGTACAGGAAGCATTCCTGGCATTATGGGAACAAAGGGCAAAGATCATCCCGGAAAACCCGGTGGGATGGCTGATCAGGGTTGTAGCCAATCTGTCTGCCAGGCACCTCAGGCATAAGAATGTAAAACTTCGCATATACAAGGCATTGAGTGAAGAAAAAAATATTGCCAGCTTCGAAGTGGAAGAATACATCACCGGAAAAGAAAAGCATATCCTGCTGAAAAACATTTTCAATCAGCTGCCTGCCCGGCAGCAGCTGGTGCTGCACCTCAGTAAGGAAAAAGGCTGGAAGCGGGCAGAGATCGCTGCCTGCTTGCAGCTCTCACCCAATACCGTGAGAATGCATTTACACCGCGCCATGCAATACATGAAAGAAAATTTCACCTGCATTGCCATCTTCCTGCTATTCTTTATCTGCAACATTATTTTTTTCAGAAAGAGTAGTACAAACGAAACCGTCAGGGAATTATTTATGAAGACGCACCTGAGCAGTCTGACGCCGCCACCAATTCAATAA
- a CDS encoding Gldg family protein — protein MKVIFGIAKNEFRYLFYSPIAWFVLIVFLVQCALLFSGPVYYLANVQELSEKNMQSFAGFSLSLTNNIFLTKQFFQNIISNLYFFIPILTMGLISREVNNSTAALLFSSPVSLRKVVIGKYIGIMMYNLLLLLIVGIFITAGIVEIEKADYGPLLSAALGLYLLICTYSAIGMFMSCLSSYQIVSALSTFVAIFILGHIGSLWQRYDFVRDLTYFLSLQNRTGKMLTGLIVTKDVIYFVLVTLMFMAFTFIRLRNSRESISPFIKTGRYLAVFLVVLFLGYASSRPALTGYWDTSAGQLNTIHPKTQAILREFSKDSTLEVTLFTNLVGRGLGAGMPESRNTRYLGGFWEKYLRFKPDIRFKYEFYYDNDPAQDDSLLYRQFQGKQLKEIATETAELIDADLSMFRSPDEMRRMINLKPEAYRLVMQLKYQGRTAFVRTFDDEQFWPDERNMAAVFKRVLGAEIPQIGFVTGGLERSTSKTGEREYALHTAHKGFRASMQNTGFDVDTINLSTQDIPNDLTALVLADPKVDLSPVAMEKLKNYIASGGNLMVSSEPGKQYVVNPLLLHLGVQLMNGQILEPSFDETPDKVFPYLTRGTGGLSENMARFKNLRPGDTSTISMPGVTGIAWTSDKGFRSDSLVATKIGRTWLKVAPIVIDSTMPPFSPQEGDIKGPSFTTIKQLTRNINGKEQRVLIAGDADYASNMRLGLSPTNFRWLVSAYSWLAYNQFPIFTARPDPEDIFMNIGERTAHYQKIIFVWVLPALIFISGAILLIRRKRK, from the coding sequence ATGAAAGTTATTTTCGGCATAGCAAAAAACGAGTTCCGGTACTTGTTTTACTCACCCATTGCCTGGTTCGTACTCATTGTTTTCCTGGTGCAATGCGCGCTTCTCTTTAGCGGACCAGTGTATTATTTGGCTAATGTGCAGGAACTCTCGGAAAAGAACATGCAATCTTTTGCAGGCTTTAGTCTTTCCCTAACGAATAATATCTTTTTAACCAAACAGTTTTTCCAGAATATTATCAGCAACCTGTATTTTTTTATACCTATTCTTACCATGGGATTGATCAGCAGGGAAGTCAATAATAGTACTGCTGCATTACTTTTCTCTTCCCCGGTGAGCCTGAGAAAAGTTGTCATTGGTAAATATATCGGCATCATGATGTACAATCTCCTGTTGTTACTGATCGTTGGCATATTCATTACTGCCGGTATTGTTGAGATCGAAAAGGCGGATTATGGTCCATTGCTTTCCGCAGCGTTGGGTTTATACCTGCTGATCTGTACCTATTCGGCTATTGGTATGTTCATGAGTTGTCTCAGTTCTTACCAGATCGTATCTGCCCTTTCTACTTTCGTTGCGATATTTATACTGGGTCATATTGGAAGCTTATGGCAACGGTACGACTTCGTACGTGACCTTACTTACTTTCTATCCCTTCAAAACCGGACAGGTAAAATGCTTACCGGGTTGATCGTTACAAAAGATGTGATCTATTTTGTGTTGGTTACGCTGATGTTCATGGCATTTACATTCATCAGGTTAAGAAATAGCAGGGAATCCATATCGCCCTTCATCAAAACAGGCAGGTACCTCGCCGTTTTCCTGGTGGTATTATTTCTCGGTTATGCCAGCTCGAGACCGGCCTTAACTGGTTATTGGGATACCAGTGCCGGGCAGCTCAATACCATACATCCGAAAACACAGGCCATCTTACGTGAGTTCAGCAAAGACAGTACGCTCGAAGTTACACTCTTCACCAATTTGGTGGGACGCGGGCTCGGAGCGGGCATGCCTGAGTCCCGGAACACGCGTTACCTGGGTGGGTTTTGGGAGAAATACCTCCGGTTTAAACCTGATATCAGGTTCAAATATGAATTTTATTATGATAACGATCCGGCACAGGACGACAGTTTACTGTACCGGCAATTCCAGGGTAAACAACTGAAAGAGATTGCAACTGAGACTGCAGAACTGATCGATGCGGACCTTTCCATGTTCAGATCTCCGGATGAAATGCGCCGGATGATCAACCTCAAACCGGAAGCGTACCGCCTGGTGATGCAACTAAAATATCAGGGGCGCACAGCGTTTGTACGCACTTTCGATGATGAGCAATTCTGGCCCGACGAAAGAAATATGGCAGCAGTATTCAAGCGCGTATTAGGCGCCGAAATACCACAGATTGGATTTGTGACAGGTGGATTGGAGCGTAGTACCAGTAAGACCGGAGAACGGGAATATGCGCTTCATACTGCGCACAAAGGATTCCGGGCTTCAATGCAGAATACCGGTTTTGATGTAGATACCATCAACCTTTCCACGCAGGATATTCCCAATGATCTTACTGCCCTTGTACTGGCTGATCCAAAAGTAGATCTGAGCCCGGTAGCAATGGAAAAGCTAAAGAACTATATCGCCAGCGGGGGCAATCTGATGGTCAGCAGTGAACCAGGAAAACAATATGTAGTGAATCCCTTATTGTTGCATCTCGGCGTTCAGTTGATGAATGGGCAAATCCTGGAACCTTCCTTCGACGAAACACCGGACAAGGTATTTCCTTATTTGACTCGCGGCACTGGTGGACTTTCGGAGAACATGGCAAGATTCAAAAATCTGAGGCCCGGTGATACTTCCACTATATCTATGCCTGGCGTTACAGGAATTGCCTGGACCAGCGATAAAGGCTTCCGGTCGGATTCACTTGTTGCAACAAAGATTGGGAGAACCTGGCTGAAAGTAGCGCCCATTGTTATCGACTCTACGATGCCTCCCTTTAGCCCGCAGGAAGGAGATATCAAGGGCCCCTCTTTCACAACCATTAAACAACTGACAAGAAATATCAATGGAAAAGAGCAACGCGTGTTGATTGCCGGGGACGCAGATTATGCCAGCAATATGCGATTGGGCCTTAGTCCAACGAATTTCCGCTGGCTGGTTTCAGCCTATAGCTGGCTGGCCTATAACCAGTTCCCCATTTTTACTGCCCGGCCAGATCCCGAAGACATTTTTATGAACATTGGGGAAAGAACCGCTCACTATCAGAAAATAATATTTGTATGGGTATTGCCTGCCCTTATATTCATCAGTGGCGCCATACTCCTGATCCGCCGGAAAAGAAAATAA
- a CDS encoding ABC transporter ATP-binding protein: MILKTENLSHRYSSSWAIRDINIEIAAHGIIGLLGSNGAGKSTTMNIICGTLNQTEGKVYINGIDSRKEPEAARREIGFLPQTPPLYTDLTIDEYLTYCATLRLIHKRKIRPAVEEVKERCGIGHFSSRLIKNLSGGYRQRVGIAQSIIHKPKLVVMDEPTNGLDPNQLIEARKLIREISQEHTVLLSSHILSEINLLCREIIMIENGRIVFSDSMEAFNNYSKASTILVTLENPPPKEELMQVKGVSAVEFITHTQARIFFDGDKDVKERLVTASVQNGWRLSDIGFDKGLLDDVFKQLSSQSAQ; the protein is encoded by the coding sequence ATGATATTAAAAACTGAGAATCTCTCGCACCGATATAGCAGCAGCTGGGCCATCCGCGATATCAATATCGAGATCGCGGCACATGGCATCATTGGTTTACTGGGCTCCAATGGAGCCGGAAAGTCCACCACCATGAATATCATTTGTGGTACACTGAACCAGACGGAAGGAAAGGTTTATATAAACGGTATCGATAGCCGAAAAGAACCGGAAGCAGCCAGGAGAGAAATCGGCTTTTTGCCACAAACACCGCCATTGTATACAGACCTCACTATCGATGAATACCTTACTTACTGCGCTACCCTTCGTCTGATCCACAAACGCAAGATCAGGCCCGCAGTGGAGGAAGTGAAAGAACGTTGCGGGATCGGGCATTTCAGCTCCAGGCTGATCAAAAACTTATCCGGAGGTTATCGCCAGCGTGTTGGCATTGCTCAGTCTATCATCCATAAACCCAAACTGGTAGTGATGGATGAGCCTACCAATGGACTGGACCCCAATCAACTGATCGAAGCACGCAAGCTGATCCGGGAGATCTCTCAGGAACATACCGTGTTATTGTCCTCACATATCTTATCAGAGATCAACCTGCTTTGCCGCGAGATCATTATGATTGAAAACGGCAGGATCGTTTTTTCAGACAGCATGGAGGCATTCAACAATTATTCTAAGGCCAGCACCATACTTGTTACACTGGAAAATCCGCCACCGAAGGAAGAATTGATGCAGGTAAAAGGGGTAAGCGCTGTTGAGTTCATAACGCATACACAGGCGCGTATCTTTTTTGATGGGGACAAGGATGTAAAGGAAAGACTGGTAACTGCCAGTGTGCAAAACGGGTGGCGCCTGAGTGATATAGGATTTGATAAAGGTCTACTCGATGACGTTTTCAAACAGCTGTCATCACAATCCGCCCAATAA
- a CDS encoding MutS-related protein has protein sequence MYLQTDEQTIEDLRIFGKRDSQGLFDLYNHSHTRGAEAVLKEMFSKPLSDQQEINRRSDIIKSFAGMDMRFPFEGALFDMAEKYLVAADEQKKQGTQHSVLSEKEISNGVTALISLVQQIKAFIEKKEIIAMESWSKEREAIASLLLDPAFGPVLREQQKAKLSYAAITAYDLLFRYRERNKIEQLLMQIYQLDVFLSVAKVARERNFVFPKALEKGKSILRLKGVYHPELAKPVSNDFSMDASNNVVFLTGANMAGKSTFLRSVSTAVYVAHIGFPVAAEEMEFSVLDGIYTTINLPDNLGIGASHFYAEVLRVKKVAAELQANKSLFIIFDEMFRGTNVKDAHEATVEITIAFAAKKNSMFIISSHIVEAGERLQQVPSIGFQYLPTRMNGNVPEYTYTLERGITADRHGMIIIRNEGILETLRNGRKRAVQRIGGVPQPLASGE, from the coding sequence ATGTATTTACAAACCGATGAACAAACGATAGAAGATTTGCGGATCTTCGGCAAGCGAGACAGCCAGGGATTATTCGATCTCTATAATCACTCGCATACCCGCGGCGCAGAAGCAGTATTGAAAGAGATGTTCAGCAAGCCTTTGAGTGATCAGCAGGAGATCAACCGCAGAAGTGATATCATTAAAAGTTTCGCGGGCATGGATATGCGCTTTCCTTTTGAAGGGGCATTATTCGATATGGCTGAAAAATATCTGGTGGCGGCGGATGAACAAAAAAAGCAGGGTACACAACATTCCGTACTCAGTGAAAAAGAGATCAGCAATGGCGTAACAGCGCTGATCAGCCTGGTGCAACAGATCAAAGCATTCATTGAAAAGAAAGAAATCATAGCCATGGAGTCCTGGTCAAAGGAAAGGGAGGCGATTGCCTCCCTCCTCCTCGACCCGGCTTTTGGACCTGTATTACGCGAACAACAAAAAGCGAAATTATCTTATGCTGCCATCACGGCGTATGACCTGCTTTTCCGCTATCGCGAGCGGAACAAGATCGAACAATTACTGATGCAGATCTATCAGCTGGATGTATTCCTTTCAGTTGCTAAAGTGGCGAGGGAAAGAAATTTCGTATTTCCCAAGGCGTTAGAGAAGGGTAAAAGTATACTCCGGCTCAAAGGTGTATATCACCCGGAGCTGGCAAAGCCGGTGAGCAATGATTTTTCGATGGATGCCTCAAATAACGTGGTGTTCCTCACCGGAGCAAACATGGCAGGAAAATCCACCTTCCTGCGATCCGTAAGCACAGCGGTGTATGTAGCGCATATCGGCTTTCCGGTGGCCGCGGAAGAAATGGAATTCTCTGTACTGGATGGAATCTACACTACTATCAATCTGCCTGATAATTTAGGAATCGGCGCCAGCCATTTTTACGCGGAAGTGTTGCGGGTGAAAAAAGTAGCGGCTGAATTACAGGCCAATAAATCTCTTTTTATCATTTTCGATGAGATGTTCCGCGGCACCAATGTGAAAGACGCGCATGAAGCAACGGTGGAGATCACCATTGCTTTTGCTGCAAAGAAGAACAGCATGTTCATCATCTCTTCCCATATTGTGGAGGCAGGCGAACGCTTACAGCAGGTCCCATCAATTGGTTTTCAGTACCTGCCCACACGCATGAACGGCAATGTTCCCGAATATACCTATACGTTAGAACGAGGAATTACAGCGGATCGGCATGGTATGATCATTATCCGCAATGAAGGCATCCTGGAAACACTTCGGAATGGCCGCAAACGCGCAGTTCAACGAATTGGCGGAGTGCCGCAGCCGCTCGCCTCCGGCGAGTGA